The following are encoded in a window of Phragmites australis chromosome 22, lpPhrAust1.1, whole genome shotgun sequence genomic DNA:
- the LOC133904776 gene encoding T-complex protein 1 subunit gamma-like: MALNAPVLVLKDSMKRESGTKVHQANIQAAMAVADIIRTTLGPRSMLKMLLDASGGIVVTNDGNAILREIDIAHPAAKSMIELSRTQDEEVGDGTTSVIVLAGEMLHVAQAFIDKNYHPTVICRAYTKALDDALAVLDKIAMPVDVNDHGAMLGLVKSSIGTKFTGQFGDLIADLAIDATTTAGVDLGQGMREVDIKKYIKVEKVPGGQLEDSRVLKGVMFNKDVVAPGKMKRKIVNPRIILLDCPVEYKKGENQTNAELMKEEDWQVLLEMEEEYIKNLCAQILKFKPDLVITEKGLSDLAIHYLSKAGVSAIRRLRKTDNNRIAKACGAVIVNRPEELQESDVGTGAGLFEVKKIGDEFFAFIVDCKDPKACTVLLRGASKDVLNEVERNLQDAMCVARNILKNPKLLPGGGATELTVSATLKQNSSSVEGVEKWPYEAAALAFEAIPRTLAQNCGLNVIRTMTQLQGKHANGENAWVGIDGRSGDFVDMKERKIWDSYSVKAQTFKTAIEAACMLLRIDDIVSGIKKKQAPGASAPKQPQIETEGDADNEQMIPE; encoded by the exons ATGGCGTTGAACGCCCCCGTCCTTGTGCTGA AGGACTCGATGAAGCGGGAGTCGGGCACGAAGGTTCACCAGGCCAACATCCAGGCCGCGATG GCTGTGGCAGACATCATACGCACTACATTGGGTCCAAGATCCATGTTGAAGATGCTTCTGGATGCTAGTGGAG GTATTGTTGTTACTAATGATGGCAATGCTATATTAAGGGAAATAGACATTGCGCATCCTGCTGCCAAG TCTATGATTGAACTAAGCCGTACACAGGATGAAGAAGTGGGTGATGGGACAACATCTGTCATTGTTCTAG ctGGTGAGATGCTCCATGTTGCACAAGCATTCATTGACAAGAACTACCATCCTACTGTTATTTGCCGAG CATACACCAAAGCACTTGATGACGCTCTAGCTGTTCTTGACAAGATTGCAATGCCAGTCGATGTGAATGATC ATGGGGCTATGCTAGGCCTTGTGAAGAGCTCCATTGGTACAAAATTCACTGGCCAGTTTGGTGACCTTATTGCT GACCTTGCTATCGATGCTACTACAACAGCAGGCGTTGACCTAGGTCAGGGTATGCGTGAAGTTGATATCAAGAAATATATTAAAGTAGAGAAGGTTCCAGGTGGTCAGTTAGAGGATTCTAGAGTTCTTAAAGGAGTTATGTTCAATAAAGATGTTGTGGCTCCaggaaaaatgaaaagaaagatAGTTAATCCACGTATCATCCTGCTAGACTGCCCTGTTGAATATAAGAAAGGAGAAAATCAGACCAATGCCGAGTTGATGAAGGAAGAAGATTg GCAGGTTCTGCTAGAGATGGAGGAAGAATACATAAAGAACCTGTGTGCTCAAATTCTAAAATTCAAGCCTGATTTAGTCATAACAGAGAAAGGGCTCAGTGATCTTGCTATCCATTATTTGAGCAAGGCTGGTGTTAGTGCAATTCGTAGACTTCGTAAAACTGACAACAATAGGATTGCGAAGGCCTGTGGTGCGGTTATTGTGAACAGGCCCGAGGAGCTTCAAGAATCTGATGTCGGAACAGGAGCTGGCCTCTTCGAGGTCAAGAAGATAGGTGATGAATTTTTTGCCTTCATCGTTGACTGTAAGGATCCCAAGGCTTGCACTGTTCTGTTGAGGGGAGCAAGCAAGGATGTCTTGAATGAAGTTGAGAGGAACCTGCAG GATGCCATGTGTGTTGCAAGGAACATTTTGAAAAACCCAAAACTTCTACCTGGGGGTGGTGCTACCGAGTTAACTGTGTCAGCAACACTGAAGCAAAATAGTTCTTCAGTTGAAGGTGTTGAAAAG TGGCCCTATGAAGCTGCTGCCCTAGCATTTGAGGCAATCCCGAGAACTTTGGCCCAGAATTGCGGTTTGAATGTTATTAGGACAATGACACAACTCCAGGGAAAG CATGCCAACGGTGAAAATGCCTGGGTCGGCATCGATGGAAGGAGTGGTGATTTCGTTGATATGAAAGAGCGAAAG ATCTGGGACTCCTATAGTGTCAAAGCGCAGACGTTCAAGACGGCTATCGAGGCTGCTTGCATGCTTTTAAGAATTGACGACATTGTCAGTGGTATCAAGAAGAAACAGGCTCCTGGAGCTTCGGCTCCGAAGCAACCTCAGATTGAAACAGAGGGTGACGCAGATAATGAACAGATGATCCCAGAGTAG